The proteins below come from a single Lineus longissimus chromosome 5, tnLinLong1.2, whole genome shotgun sequence genomic window:
- the LOC135487671 gene encoding uncharacterized protein LOC135487671, producing the protein MVQPTTLKKKHSLVGKSLLPLFARFNGSPDEPRELARMDKDQPLENLDSDGIATAFKKLTGENIGDVLAALGKQSGAGVALLHHAIVLANEIGQPVGQPLRDPPITPPGVSDDVSEPPRKVQRIACQATVADPVQKAKAKGMDILGYEIQDWEFQIPCDPQRAVASNREDSLKEPAQLAQRLASSPALSGKIESDYQRYATFNTLNHAI; encoded by the exons ATGGTTCAGCCGACTACCCTAAAGAAAAAGCATTCCCTGGTGGGGAAAAGTTTGCTGCCGCTGTTCGCACGGTTCAATGGTAGCCCTGATGAGCCCAGAGAGTTGGCTAGGATGGACAAGGATCAACCTTTGGAGAATCTGGATTCCGATGGTATCGCCACAGCCTTCAAGAAACTCACCGGAGAAAACATCGGAGACGTCCTTGCCGCCCTCGGCAAACAAAGTGGAGCTGGAGTGGCTTTATTGCACCATGCAATTGTGCTAGCGAACGAAATCGGCCAGCCAGTAGGGCAGCCCCTTAGG GACCCGCCCATCACTCCACCGGGTGTTTCGGATGATGTAAGTGAGCCACCGAGGAAGGTGCAGAGGATAGCGTGCCAGGCGACCGTAGCTGATCCAGTGCAGAAGGCAAAGGCGAAG GGTATGGACATTTTGGGTTACGAAATCCAGGATTGGGAATTCCAGATTCCGTGTGATCCGCAGAGAGCAGTAGCATCCAA TCGTGAGGATTCTTTGAAAGAGCCGGCGCAGTTGGCTCAGAGGTTAGCTTCGTCACCAGCTTTGTCGGGAAAGATTGAATCTGATTACCAACGCTATGCAACATTTAACACTTTGAATCATGCAATCTAG